One genomic segment of Acinetobacter oleivorans DR1 includes these proteins:
- the iscU gene encoding Fe-S cluster assembly scaffold IscU, with amino-acid sequence MAYSEKVIDHYENPRNVGVLDKNSENVGTGMVGAPACGDVMRLQIQVNDSGVIEEARFKTYGCGSAIASSSLVTEWLKGKTLDEAQAIKNIDIATELALPPVKVHCSVLAEDAIKAAIEDYRTKKSKA; translated from the coding sequence ATGGCTTATAGCGAAAAGGTAATTGATCATTACGAAAACCCTCGTAATGTTGGTGTTTTAGACAAAAACTCTGAAAATGTAGGTACAGGCATGGTGGGTGCACCAGCATGTGGCGACGTGATGCGTTTACAAATTCAAGTAAACGATAGCGGTGTGATTGAAGAAGCACGCTTTAAAACTTATGGCTGTGGTTCAGCAATTGCTTCTAGCTCACTTGTAACTGAGTGGTTAAAAGGTAAAACTCTTGATGAAGCTCAAGCAATCAAGAATATTGATATCGCAACCGAGCTTGCTCTTCCACCAGTAAAAGTTCACTGCTCTGTACTAGCTGAAGATGCGATTAAAGCTGCGATTGAAGATTACCGCACTAAAAAATCAAAAGCTTAA
- the iscA gene encoding iron-sulfur cluster assembly protein IscA has product MIHLTENAATHISNYLKNRGKGEGIRVGVKTSGCSGLAYVLEFVDSVDEHDEVFEQFGVKVFVDPKSHVYLEGLEMDYVKNGLNEGFEFNNPNKKGECGCGESFTV; this is encoded by the coding sequence ATGATTCATTTAACTGAAAATGCTGCGACTCATATTAGCAATTACCTCAAAAACCGAGGTAAGGGTGAAGGCATTCGCGTGGGTGTGAAAACTTCTGGCTGTTCTGGGTTGGCTTACGTTCTTGAATTTGTTGATTCTGTCGATGAACATGACGAAGTTTTCGAACAATTTGGCGTTAAGGTATTTGTAGATCCAAAAAGTCATGTCTATTTAGAAGGCTTAGAAATGGACTACGTCAAAAATGGCCTTAATGAAGGGTTCGAATTTAACAACCCCAATAAAAAAGGCGAATGTGGTTGTGGTGAGTCTTTCACTGTATAA
- the hscB gene encoding Fe-S protein assembly co-chaperone HscB — MNHFELFNLPVELDIDLASLKSSFLNLQQQYHPDKAEDKNQALIKSSEINQAFKTLSQVDSRAAYLLALKKQDHHLDQSISDFEFLQSALELREQLDEATSPEHLSTLKQEVFQWIESLVREFKIDYSDEDWGEARDTVRKLRFFQRVLNDIEKAEDQMLDDEDNFDLDDDF, encoded by the coding sequence ATGAATCATTTTGAGTTGTTCAATTTACCCGTAGAACTCGATATCGATTTGGCGAGCTTAAAATCTAGTTTCTTGAATTTGCAGCAGCAATATCATCCAGATAAAGCAGAAGATAAAAATCAGGCATTGATCAAATCAAGTGAAATCAATCAAGCTTTTAAAACATTATCGCAAGTAGATAGCCGCGCAGCTTATCTTTTAGCATTAAAAAAGCAAGATCATCACCTTGATCAATCTATTAGCGATTTTGAGTTCTTACAATCAGCTTTGGAACTTCGTGAGCAACTGGATGAAGCAACCTCCCCAGAACATCTAAGCACTCTTAAACAAGAAGTGTTTCAATGGATAGAAAGTTTAGTTCGCGAATTTAAAATTGATTACTCAGATGAAGACTGGGGTGAAGCTCGCGATACTGTACGTAAATTACGGTTCTTTCAGCGCGTTCTTAATGATATTGAAAAAGCAGAAGATCAAATGTTGGATGACGAAGACAACTTTGATTTAGACGACGATTTTTAA